Proteins encoded within one genomic window of Nitrospira sp.:
- a CDS encoding aldehyde dehydrogenase family protein, whose amino-acid sequence MSTSHTALRDLGIQAVNSGGSTGSSWWSGRNDGSLLPSINPSTGEQIAGVYPCSPEDYERIVKESCEAFRAWRMVPAPKRGEIVRRIGQALREKKDQLGTLVSLEVGKIKAEGDGEVQEMIDMADFAVGQSRMLYGATMQSERPAHRMSEQWHPLGPVGVITAFNFPVAVWAWNAFVAAIAGDTVIWKPSPKAPLCAVAVQQICNRVMQQQGYAGIFSLFITDQPALTDNMVQDPRLPLISFTGSVPVGRRVAAAVGQRLGRTLLELSGNNAVIVDETADLDMAVRAIVFGAVGTAGQRCTTTRRLIVHESRCEELVGRLVKAYAQVQIGNPLDKEVLMGPLIDQVAVEGYRTALDEIKKEDGQILCGGHVLSRAGFFVEPTIVRAQNHWPVVQRETFAPILYIMTFQTIDEAIQMQNDVPQGLSSAMFSNHLRHGERFISAAGSDCGIANINIGTSGAEIGGAFGGEKETGGGREAGSDSWKAYMRRQTNTVNWGAELPLAQGIKFGS is encoded by the coding sequence ATGAGCACGAGTCACACTGCGCTGAGAGACCTGGGTATCCAAGCCGTGAATTCTGGGGGGAGCACCGGCAGTAGTTGGTGGTCCGGTCGTAATGATGGGTCTCTCCTCCCCTCGATTAATCCTTCTACTGGTGAGCAGATTGCCGGCGTTTATCCCTGTTCGCCAGAGGATTACGAACGGATTGTAAAAGAATCGTGTGAAGCGTTCCGTGCCTGGAGGATGGTTCCTGCACCGAAACGTGGCGAGATTGTTCGGCGCATCGGCCAAGCGCTCCGTGAGAAGAAGGATCAATTGGGCACGCTCGTCTCTCTGGAAGTCGGCAAGATCAAGGCAGAGGGCGATGGCGAAGTCCAAGAAATGATCGATATGGCGGATTTCGCCGTCGGTCAATCTCGAATGCTCTACGGCGCCACGATGCAGTCTGAGCGCCCGGCCCACCGGATGAGCGAACAGTGGCATCCCTTAGGACCGGTCGGCGTGATCACCGCCTTCAATTTTCCAGTTGCTGTGTGGGCCTGGAATGCCTTTGTGGCTGCCATCGCCGGCGATACGGTCATCTGGAAACCGTCACCCAAGGCGCCCCTCTGTGCCGTGGCGGTGCAACAGATCTGCAATCGTGTGATGCAGCAACAGGGGTATGCCGGCATTTTTTCGCTCTTCATCACCGACCAACCGGCCTTGACGGATAACATGGTGCAGGATCCCCGGTTGCCGCTGATTTCGTTCACGGGATCGGTGCCGGTTGGACGCCGAGTCGCCGCCGCTGTCGGTCAGCGATTGGGACGCACGCTGCTCGAACTCAGCGGTAACAATGCCGTCATCGTCGATGAGACCGCCGACTTGGACATGGCTGTCCGCGCGATTGTGTTCGGTGCCGTCGGGACTGCGGGGCAACGATGCACGACAACCAGGCGTCTCATTGTCCATGAATCGCGCTGTGAGGAGCTCGTCGGCAGACTCGTGAAGGCCTATGCTCAAGTGCAGATCGGTAATCCTCTCGACAAAGAAGTGCTCATGGGGCCGCTCATCGACCAGGTGGCGGTGGAGGGCTATCGCACTGCGCTGGACGAGATTAAGAAAGAGGATGGCCAGATTCTTTGCGGTGGCCACGTCCTGAGCCGAGCTGGATTTTTCGTTGAGCCCACGATTGTGCGTGCACAGAACCACTGGCCTGTCGTACAACGCGAAACCTTTGCACCGATTCTGTATATCATGACCTTTCAGACGATCGATGAGGCGATTCAGATGCAGAACGACGTGCCTCAGGGACTCTCCTCCGCCATGTTTTCCAATCATCTGCGTCATGGCGAACGGTTTATCTCCGCGGCCGGCAGCGATTGCGGCATCGCCAATATCAATATCGGAACATCAGGAGCCGAGATCGGCGGGGCATTTGGCGGAGAGAAGGAAACAGGGGGAGGCCGCGAAGCGGGTTCGGATTCCTGGAAAGCCTATATGCGTCGCCAGACTAACACAGTCAACTGGGGAGCGGAACTCCCGCTGGCTCAAGGCATTAAGTTTGGATCGTAA